In Xyrauchen texanus isolate HMW12.3.18 chromosome 32, RBS_HiC_50CHRs, whole genome shotgun sequence, the following proteins share a genomic window:
- the LOC127625988 gene encoding homeobox expressed in ES cells 1-A-like: MGPNFLPEEKTLGTALQMASLAVSAHQNSPMPRQSVFTIDSILGLDRPDQRTVLLAPYRPWTDVEPTCQNHCIVADSDGSVDVRVNEDKSYCKTPADLYRRTLNWYIGRRPRTAFSSVQIKILESVFQVNSYPGIDIREELAKKLHLDEDRIQIWFQNRRAKLKRSHRESQFLMVKNVISDLQTSRDEH; encoded by the exons ATGGGGCCTAATTTTCTACCTG AAGAGAAGACACTTGGCACAGCTCTCCAAATGGCCTCTCTCGCCGTCAGCGCGCACCAGAACAGCCCGATGCCGCGGCAGTCCGTGTTCACCATCGACAGCATCCTGGGACTGGACAGACCTGATCAGAGGACCGTCCTTTTAGCACCTTACCGACCGTGGACAG atgtCGAACCAACATGCCAGAATCATTGCATTGTTGCAGACAGTGATGGATCTGTAGATGTGAGGGTGAATGAAGATAAATCGTACTGTAAAACGCCAGCAGACTTGTACAGAAGAACACTGAACTGGTACATCGGACGCAGGCCGCGAACAGCTTTCTCTAGTGTGCAG ATCAAGATCTTAGAGAGTGTATTTCAAGTGAACTCCTACCCGGGTATTGATATACGTGAAGAACTTGCCAAGAAACTACACCTTGATGAAGACAGAATTCAG ATTTGGTTCCAGAACAGAAGAGCAAAGCTGAAGCGCTCACACAGAGAATCCCAGTTTCTGATGGTGAAAAACGTCATCAGTGATTTACAAACCAGCAGAGACGAACACTGA